TACGCCGCGGGCTTGATGTGGCGGGACTCCAAAGCTCCCTGGTGGACTTCGACGATCATCTGGGCCTGAAAAAAAGCGGTAACATAGTGTGGTCTGTGGATGCACTCTATCAGTTCAGACCCCGCTGGGGAATTCGGTACTCCTTCACTCCTATTTTTCAGGAAGCCACGAGCTTCCCGAGAACCTCTTTCAACTTCATGGGGACCACCTTTGCGTCGGCAACTGAAGTGCGGTCAAAATGGGATCATGTGGAGCATCGAGCGGGAATTTACTTTAACCTGAGCCAGACTCAGCACAGTCTTACCAACCTGTATGCGGACTGGCTGAATGTGCAGGACAAGCTGTCCATCGGAACCGGCGTAACCTCGCCCGTGGTATGGAACGATACCAAGAATATGGCGGTAACCGGACTCGAATTCAGCAGATGTCTCAAGAATTTTCACGGCAATACCCTGGCTTTCAGCGGCAAAGGCGGCATCGCCTTCCTGAATGACAGCATCGGCTATGAAGCTGAAGTAGGGCTGAGCTATCTGATACCGATTAAGACAGGACGTTTCGGCATCGTCCAAGGTGGGTATCGGTACTCTCATTTGAAAAAGGACAAACAGGCCGAGGTATTCGGCACCACCATAGACGGAGCCTTCCTCCAGGTCGGCTTCCTCTTCTAACCCCCGGTTGCCGGATACCCTTTCTCCCCCCGCATAAAGCTCGGCCGATTCGTCGGACGAGCTTTATCGTTCACCGGTAGATGAACATGTCTCTGCTAGATCGCATCCTCAGGTAATTTTCCTCCGGCCTTCTTGAATTCCCGATAGCATGCGTCCGGGCTCGGATGCCAGGCATCCCCAAGAATTGCATGTGCGGCAGCAGGACAGTTGCCGGTACAGAAATTTACGTACTCGCAGCCGTAGCAGAACTCAAAATCTCCCAGAGAGATCTCCTGCCGCTTGCGAAAACGCCTCAGTTCCGGATGTGTCTGCCAGATTTCCTTGAGATCGTCTTCATTGATCCGCCCAAGCTCGATATCCGGGAGTTGAGGGCAGGGCACGATAACACCATCGGCACGCACGGCCAGTTTCGATTCAGTGCCTCCACATCCTGTCAGAAATCCTCCACCGTGAATGTTGCCTGCATTTCCCGCTGCCGCTTGCTCCATCCCGCGCCAGAGGCGAGCTTCCGCAAGCGGTCCAGCCTGGGCCGATATTCTGCCGTCATATTTCCTGGAGAGCTCCATCAGCTTTATCATAGCAATCGAGCGTTCCGCTGCGGAAAGTTGAACCTGTTCTGAATTCTTCCTACAGAGTCCGAAATAGGATGCCGAATTCGTGGAGAATTCGGGTAACCCCAACTCCTCCAGCAAAAATTCAGCTATTCTCTCCAGCTCGTGCACGTTTTGACGATGGATAGTAACGCGTACGACCGCCTGAATTCCGTGTTTCAGAAGAAACTGCAGCCCGCGCAACGCACGGACGAAATTGCCTTCACCCCTGAATGCATCGTGGGTTGTCGGTATGGAACCGTCAATGGAAACCTGCACTGAATTACACCGGCGGGAGGCTTTCAAAAAGGACGCTATTTCATCGGTGATCAGGGTTCCGTTGGAAAGAATGGAATAACGCATGCGATTCTTTACGATTCCATCCACCAATTCGAAAAAATCCGAGCGAACGAACGGTTCGCCGCCCTGAAGACAGACGTCTATGACGCTGCACCGGTTGAGTTCTTCAAAAAACGTGAGCCATTCTGAAGTGGGTAAATCGTCGGCAACGTCACCGGCACTGGAGAAATGTGAACAGTACGCGCATCGCAAATTGCAGCGACCCGTTATGGACAGGTCCATCGATCGCGGGGTTTGCATCAGTTTCATGGGATTGATCGCATTAATTTTACGGAATTATAGTGGTTTAAGACGATCTTGCTTTTTGCATTCTCATCGTCCCTTTTGACATACGATTATTTGGGCTTATACACTTTTCGTGGGATATTTCAAAAGGTTGTCTTCTTGCGATTCTAAAAATCCCCTTTGTGATTAAGCACTCGTCACGCCCAGAAGGGGATGCCGGCTGCCGCTGTTTCCGGACCTTGCCTCGGAGATATTCAGTCTTTCCAGGAGTGCACGCAAACCCATTGCTGCATCCTCGGGTTGAACGTACGTGGGGATTCCCGCCTCATGGAGCCTCTTGCGATCCGGCTCGATTTTGCGGATCGTACCAATGAAGCATGCCACAATAGGCTTGGGAAAGCGATGTGCTAGCTCAATGAGTTCCTCAGAAGGATACACCCAATTCTTGTGTTCGCAAAATATTGCCAGGAGCGCGTCTACGGAATCGTCCATGAGAATTGCTTCTGCTATGTCGTGAAACGGTTTCGTCAGGAATGCTCCAGCAGCACCGTCCACTGGATTTTTGTGTACAACCGGAACGCTCGGCCCGAGAATCCCTGCTATTCTTTCCAGGGTAGACGCAGCCAATTCGGACAGAACGCACCCCGGTTCTTTCATGAGCACATCCCACGCGACGATGCTGGGGCCCGCAGTATGAGTGAAAATAGCAATCCTCTTTCCTAAAGGAATTCTCCCAATCGCAAGCGCCTTGCAGAGAGCAATCATCTCCCATACTGAGGAGACCGTTCTTGCTCCTGCTTGTTGAAGAGCGCCTTCCCAGATACGCATCTCTCCTGCTGCCGCACCGGTGTGAGTCACTGTCACACGGTCCGCATCACTGCCAAGACCTCCCTTGTACACCAAAACAGGTTTGTGCGGTGTGGTTTCGGCGATTTGTTTCATGAGGGCACGGGGGTCGGATGTTCCTTCAGTGAATAATCCGATCACCCGGGTGTCAGGATCGTCTTTCAAGTATTCGATAAGCGTGTGAAATTCGAGATTCAAGCGGTTTCCCACACCAATCCATTTGGCTATACCAAGACCTTCGTCGTCAGCGCGACCTTTGAATCCAAGGCCTATTCCGCCACTCTGGCTGAGAAAGGAGACGTATCCGGGATTGAGAACACGCGGATAAAAGGTCACATTGAGTTTTGCCCTGGCATTCAGGAATCCAAGGGTATTCGGCCCCACAATGGGCATGTCTCCCGCTGCTTGTTGCAGCTTTGCCTGAAGCTCGAGCCCATGCGCGCCCATTTCGGCATAACCGCCTGCAACAAGGCTTGCTCCGCCAACTCCCATGTCTCGTAGCCTGGCAGCAATGTCCACGCTGGAATGCTGATTCAGCGCGATTACTGCGAGATCCGGGACTTCGGGGAGATCTTCGAGTTTTTTGAACACCTTGTAACCCAGAATACTCTCGTGTCTGGGATGCACAGGGTAGACGTTGCCCGGAAATTCCCCGGTAACAATGCTGTCCATAATTGCATGGCCCACTTTATCGGGAGTGTCTCCTGCTCCGATTACCGCGATGGACCGCGGAGCGAACATTCTGTCAAGCCGCATTCGAAGAGACTCGTGCATATGGATTCCTTTTACGGCAACGATTTGATTATCCCTGCGATGAGATCGAAGGAAAAAGTACGCCGAACGTCGTTCCTCCAGAGGCTTTGCAGTCCCGGATTCCCGATATATGGGAGCAGAGTGAAATATCACCCGGACAATGATCGCCGTCCTCAGGAATGTAGCGACACCTGGCGCTTGAAAAAGAAATCTGAAAGAGACTCGCTTCGGCCAAAGTCTTCAACCGCAGCAGTTCGAGCCCTTTTCCACCGGCATTGAAGTCGTACGGTCGTTTGCTGGAATAGTCATCCGTGATTTGCGTGTTATGAAACCCGTCAAATATGAATTCCCGGTCACCGATGGCAATTCCCACTCCCCAGTCTTGCACCGTTAGGCTCATGCCGCCGGTCACGCGTTCGGCTGTCACAAGTATTTCTCCTCCGTTGGGAACCGCTTCCACGGAGTTTTTCACCAGAGTCTTAATGACAGTGACCAGCAGCGAGCGATCCAGCACAACCTGCAAGTCGGACCCTATGCACGTGCCGATTGTAACGCTCCGATGAAGGAAGTGGAGACGTAATTCCGCGAGAATCTCTTCGATAGTGCTCCGGACTTGGATAGTTTGCGGATCGATTACCGGTGGATTGAAGATTTCTTCGATGATACCGGAGAGTTCAGCGAGGCGCTTGATATTTCGTTCAACGCGGGCAAAGGCTTTTTGTTGCTTTTCCGTCGATCTTTCATCCGCTGCCAACGTTCCGACGGATGCAGTAATTATCGCAAGGGGAGTTCTCAGTTCGTGTGAAAGATGATTCACGGCTCTGCGTTTCATCTGCTCCAGGGATTTCAACGCGGTTACATCCCTGAATACCACGACAACGTTCTGTAAGTCCGGAACACATACATCATAATCGAGAAAGGACGGAGCAAGCGATAGATAGACAACTTGCCCGTCTGCACGAGTATATTCAACGTCAGGGTGCAACTGCCTCTTACCGGATTGGACTGCGTGCATGAAGGTATCTGCAAATTCACTATTCCGTGGATCGCTGAAGACTTCGTAGAACTGTCGTCCCACGAGATCTTCTTGCTCGAACCCAAGAATTTTCAGAGCTGCGGGATTGGTAGTATGTATCTTTCCGGTACACTCCAGAGTGATGACCCCTTCGTTCATGCTTTTCAGAATAATTTTTTCGATGGGATCGGGAACGAAGCGAGAATCCTGAGAGGGATCGGAACTCATGCTTACCTCGTTGTCGGCAGATAGGTTGGGCCGGATCTTAAAAATAGCAGAAAACACATCTCCTTCCTATGGTTTCGTTCGATTCTTGATGAAGTAGAGAGAAATTGAACGCCGGAACACTTGCGTACCCGTGGGGAAAGGGTTACCTATAACGAAGAATGCCTTGGGTATGCACATATAGGCATCCAGAACGCGTTTTGCCGCGAGAAATCGCGTCCGGAGCGCAACCGAGGAGGTTATCTATGGAGAAGGGGCCCGAATGTCCGCATTGCGGCGAAAAAATGGATCCTATTGAGACTCCCTTGGAGTCGTCATGGGGCGGAGAAATCCACTATGTGTGTTTCAACGACGAGTGCTGCTATTTCAAAGATAGCTGGCAGTTCCTTGAAAACCAAGGGGTAACCGGCACAGGTTATCGGTGCCGCATGGATCCCAGAGGTGCGTGTGGACCCCTTGCAGTCTGGTCTTCGGACGCAATCAAGAATCGAATCTGCAGTGATGTAGAAGGCAGCACAGAGAAATAGCGTAATCGACCGGTCACCCCCTGCCGGTCGTTTTTATTTTGAACCGACAAACCGCGGTCGGTTGATGATAAATACTGCTCCCTTGGAATTCCGAGCGATCCGGTTTATGCTGTATGGGCAAGAGTAAATAAATAAAATGACCAGGCTTGTATTATGCCCCAGAATCAGCTTCTTTCGTTTTCCACAAAGTTACTGTTGATTGGTGCGCTCGGTCTCTTCCTCCTTATTTTCTCGCTGGAATCAAGTGCACACGCACTGGAGAAGAAATCTGAGCGGATGAGCTTGTTTGAAGTGCCCACCACGGGCAAGATCATGGACGTGGAGTTTCGACCGGAATTCGACGAATGGTGGGTAAAGTGCCGCGAAGGGGAGAACATCTCGGTGTATACGTTCGACAGGAGAGCCAATAAATGGGGACGGGTTCAATTCATGCCCAGGAAAGCGGACGCCAAAACGCACGTAGAAGAGCCTGAAAAGCCCGCAATTCCGCAAAGTGCCCCGGCTCCCAAGCCCCCCGAACCGGTGAAACCACCTGAAACCAAGCCTGAACCCACAAAACCGCCGGAACAGAAAAAAACCGAGACCCGATGGTGGGATCCGCTCAATGTATTTAAAGGTGGAGAAAGACTTATCAAGTCTCTTGAAGGGAAGTAAGTAGCTCCGGGTGAACTGGAAGAACCACAAGGAGGAACTTCTCTTGAGAAGTTCCTCCTTGTTTTACACGCGGCAAAGAATGCAGCACCGGTTTTCGGATTCGAAGATCGGTTCCACGGATCTGAACCCTGCAGACCGGAATAGAGCCACCAGACCTTGCGTATTGGGAAACCACCAGTTGTAGCAGCGTTCTTCATGAACATGGGAGTAACCCGGGAACACGAATTCCCACAACGGCCTGTCATTCACATTTTCAGCATGCTTCATTACTGCAGATTCTATAATCGCGATATCGCGAGTAGCCGCCAATACGTTCTTCGCAGCCAGAAACGGATCGGAACAGTGGTAAATGACTCCCAGGCAAAAAACTAGATCGAATTGCTGCTCCAGCACCGGAAGCTCATATACACTCATCTGCCGATAATCGATATTCAGTCGGAGGACGTCTCGCACAAATTCGGCTTGTCTTAAGTATCCAGGAGACGTGTCGATTCCGAGCACGTACTGTGCGTTCCGATTCTTAGCCGCGACACTGAAGAATCCGGCGTTGCAGCCGATGTCCAGTACACTCATTCCGGTTAGATCGAGTGGAATATGCTTGTCCAGAATCTCCCATAGCGTTTGAAGGTGCTTCACCGGCTCACGCATGGTGAAAATTCCATTGCCCAGGTCGATGCAATGGAACCATTCTTCCTCGTTTCCCAGCTCGTTTATTCTGGCAAGTATCTCTTCGGGAGATGATTTCTGTATATCAGGCATGTCGTTCCTTTCTTTTTCCGAACTGAAGCAGAAGGAGTCGGATCACTCTCAGCCCAATACGAATTCCCTCTCGATGATTATTACAGTCCACGTTTATCCGACAAGTTAGTTGCTCTGTAAACCGATAGTACATTAGGCACATTTCATGCCAGAAGAACAGATTTTGCCGAGTGTTTCTCTCATTGCGAGATTGACGTATAAAACCTCTGCTACCAGCAAGTAAGTTTTGCCATCACATTGTCTCAAAATATCGGAGAGAATGCAAAGCAAGTCCTTCGAAAGAAAAGGGGCAAAAAATACCCCTTTATCGAAAAGAAAAGGTGCGCGAAGTGCCCGGATTTCGTGAAGAAGAAAGGAATTCATGAGAATTCTGGATGAATGGCAAGAAAAGTATTCAGCATGAGTGGATTCGGGTATGACTGCAATTCTGAACGCGTTCGGATTTGGATTTCTTCTCTTCGCGATGAGAATCGAATATTCTGCGAACTAGGTTCTTAATGCATACGGATAAGGGATAAATCATGCTAACTCGAGGAAGTGGTATACTCATTCATATAACATCTCTGCCGTCCCGCTTCGGAATAGGCGATCTTGGGCCATGGGCGTATAAATTCGTAGACTTCTTGGCTGAAAGTAGACAGAGTTTCTGGCAGATACTACCTCTGACAGTCACCAACCCGGGCCACCATTCTCCCTATAACAGCCCGTCCGCATTCGCGTGCAATCCGCTCCTGATCAGTCCGGAATTTCTCGTGAGAGACGGATATGTATCGAACGACGATTTGGGAACACCGAATTTTCGGAACGATCAGGTGGACTATTCCGCTGTCGAGCAATACAAAATTGGCTTGCTCTGGAAGGCCTTTTGGACATTCAAGAAAAAGACCGATTATGAATATGAGCTCTTTATCGAGAAGAACCGGATATGGCTTGATGATTTTGCCTTATTCATGGCTTACAAAAAGCGGGTCGACAACAGGGGCTGGAACGAATGGCCGTACGAAATCCGCGATCGTCATCCTGAAGCGCTCAAAGCCATCGCGAGAGACCTGAGCCAATATGTGGAAATGGAAAAGTTCGTTCAGTTCATATTCCACAAGCAATGGACCGCGCTTTCCGAATACTGTAAAGAGAAAAGCATCCAGTTGATCGGCGACATTCCGATCTATGTCGATTTCGACAGTGCTGATGTCTGGTGCCATCCGCAATATTTCAAGCTGGATGAGAACAAGAAACCGTACGCGGTGGGAGGCGTTCCTCCCGATTACTTCAGCGAGACCGGTCAACTCTGGGGAGTTCCCATATATCAATGGGGTACTCTCGAGCATGACGGCTTCAAATGGTGGATTCAACGTCTCGAGCGCAACCTGAGCCTTTGCCAGTTTCTCAGGATCGATCATTTCAGAGGATTAGTGGGATACTGGGAGGTGCCGGCCCACGAACAAACGGCAATCAACGGCAGGTGGATCGAGGGGCCTGCCGAACGATTCTTCAAGGCAGTGCTCAAGAAATTCCCCAAAATTCCACTTGTTGCAGAGGACCTTGGTATTATTACTCCAGACGTTCGCGAGGTGATGCGGACATTCGAATTACCCGGTATGAAAGTGCTGCTGTTTTCCTTTGGCGACGACCAGCCCACAAATCCATACACAGTACACAATTTCGAGAAAAACTACATTGCGTACACCGGGACTCACGATACCAATACGATTCGGGGGTGGTTCGACCATGAAGCTTCTCC
The sequence above is a segment of the Desulfomonile tiedjei DSM 6799 genome. Coding sequences within it:
- a CDS encoding CoA-binding protein, with amino-acid sequence MRLDRMFAPRSIAVIGAGDTPDKVGHAIMDSIVTGEFPGNVYPVHPRHESILGYKVFKKLEDLPEVPDLAVIALNQHSSVDIAARLRDMGVGGASLVAGGYAEMGAHGLELQAKLQQAAGDMPIVGPNTLGFLNARAKLNVTFYPRVLNPGYVSFLSQSGGIGLGFKGRADDEGLGIAKWIGVGNRLNLEFHTLIEYLKDDPDTRVIGLFTEGTSDPRALMKQIAETTPHKPVLVYKGGLGSDADRVTVTHTGAAAGEMRIWEGALQQAGARTVSSVWEMIALCKALAIGRIPLGKRIAIFTHTAGPSIVAWDVLMKEPGCVLSELAASTLERIAGILGPSVPVVHKNPVDGAAGAFLTKPFHDIAEAILMDDSVDALLAIFCEHKNWVYPSEELIELAHRFPKPIVACFIGTIRKIEPDRKRLHEAGIPTYVQPEDAAMGLRALLERLNISEARSGNSGSRHPLLGVTSA
- the scmE gene encoding SynChlorMet cassette radical SAM/SPASM protein ScmE gives rise to the protein MQTPRSMDLSITGRCNLRCAYCSHFSSAGDVADDLPTSEWLTFFEELNRCSVIDVCLQGGEPFVRSDFFELVDGIVKNRMRYSILSNGTLITDEIASFLKASRRCNSVQVSIDGSIPTTHDAFRGEGNFVRALRGLQFLLKHGIQAVVRVTIHRQNVHELERIAEFLLEELGLPEFSTNSASYFGLCRKNSEQVQLSAAERSIAMIKLMELSRKYDGRISAQAGPLAEARLWRGMEQAAAGNAGNIHGGGFLTGCGGTESKLAVRADGVIVPCPQLPDIELGRINEDDLKEIWQTHPELRRFRKRQEISLGDFEFCYGCEYVNFCTGNCPAAAHAILGDAWHPSPDACYREFKKAGGKLPEDAI
- a CDS encoding sensor histidine kinase encodes the protein MSSDPSQDSRFVPDPIEKIILKSMNEGVITLECTGKIHTTNPAALKILGFEQEDLVGRQFYEVFSDPRNSEFADTFMHAVQSGKRQLHPDVEYTRADGQVVYLSLAPSFLDYDVCVPDLQNVVVVFRDVTALKSLEQMKRRAVNHLSHELRTPLAIITASVGTLAADERSTEKQQKAFARVERNIKRLAELSGIIEEIFNPPVIDPQTIQVRSTIEEILAELRLHFLHRSVTIGTCIGSDLQVVLDRSLLVTVIKTLVKNSVEAVPNGGEILVTAERVTGGMSLTVQDWGVGIAIGDREFIFDGFHNTQITDDYSSKRPYDFNAGGKGLELLRLKTLAEASLFQISFSSARCRYIPEDGDHCPGDISLCSHISGIRDCKASGGTTFGVLFPSISSQG
- a CDS encoding class I SAM-dependent methyltransferase; the encoded protein is MPDIQKSSPEEILARINELGNEEEWFHCIDLGNGIFTMREPVKHLQTLWEILDKHIPLDLTGMSVLDIGCNAGFFSVAAKNRNAQYVLGIDTSPGYLRQAEFVRDVLRLNIDYRQMSVYELPVLEQQFDLVFCLGVIYHCSDPFLAAKNVLAATRDIAIIESAVMKHAENVNDRPLWEFVFPGYSHVHEERCYNWWFPNTQGLVALFRSAGFRSVEPIFESENRCCILCRV
- the malQ gene encoding 4-alpha-glucanotransferase, which gives rise to MLTRGSGILIHITSLPSRFGIGDLGPWAYKFVDFLAESRQSFWQILPLTVTNPGHHSPYNSPSAFACNPLLISPEFLVRDGYVSNDDLGTPNFRNDQVDYSAVEQYKIGLLWKAFWTFKKKTDYEYELFIEKNRIWLDDFALFMAYKKRVDNRGWNEWPYEIRDRHPEALKAIARDLSQYVEMEKFVQFIFHKQWTALSEYCKEKSIQLIGDIPIYVDFDSADVWCHPQYFKLDENKKPYAVGGVPPDYFSETGQLWGVPIYQWGTLEHDGFKWWIQRLERNLSLCQFLRIDHFRGLVGYWEVPAHEQTAINGRWIEGPAERFFKAVLKKFPKIPLVAEDLGIITPDVREVMRTFELPGMKVLLFSFGDDQPTNPYTVHNFEKNYIAYTGTHDTNTIRGWFDHEASPEQKQRVWEYLGRNEAPDELHWDMIRLIMMSVAAVSMFPMQDVLGLGNESRMNFPSVKEGNWRWRLLPEQLTPELTKKLARLSVLYGRA
- a CDS encoding ogr/Delta-like zinc finger family protein; its protein translation is MEKGPECPHCGEKMDPIETPLESSWGGEIHYVCFNDECCYFKDSWQFLENQGVTGTGYRCRMDPRGACGPLAVWSSDAIKNRICSDVEGSTEK